The Drosophila nasuta strain 15112-1781.00 chromosome 2R, ASM2355853v1, whole genome shotgun sequence genome segment AGGCCACAGTGACGTCGGAATACGGGATAAGCCGGTATGCCATGATCGCGACCACGCTGAATATTCAATGAAACCAAATCCAAACCACAAACTGGCACTTTGTCCTCCGCAGTGCCTTCGAATAGCTTCTGAGTGATCTCCAGCGAGAAGAAGCGATCGACGCGCAACACAGGCGtatttgctgctgccaacAGCGCATGATCGATTCCATGGCGGGACCAAAGCGAGAATGGATTGAACAGCATCTTGTGCAGCTCCATGGCCTCGGGTGTGCTATTGTCACGCGACACATTGAACAAACCCGGCAGCAAAGTGTGCGCAAAGCGAAACGCGGCGCCTGCAAAGCAATTGGCAATGCTGGGATTCACACGATGATCATAAGTATCCGGCGCATTGAGATTGTCACTCGCAGGCAACAGACCCTTGGCCTGGCTAAGATTACGACCCAGCAGCACGGGTAGAAACTCATTGTAGGTGATGTGCGCCAGCTGAGCGCCTACAATCTTGCGAGCCTCCTGGAAGATACGTTCATCATCCCAGTCTGGATTAAGTTTGTGCAGTCCGCGCGCTAGATAATTGTGCTGCCTAGCCCACAGTAGATGCATGGAGGTCAGCAGTAGATTCTCGTTGGCACGATCATCGCCCGACTCGAAGCAGTATTTGCCTTGTCGCGTCATCAGCACACGATTGCAACCATCCTCGGAATTCGAGGAGATGGGCAACAACTCGCGTTCATCCTCGGTGACAAACATACGCAGCGTGCCATTGACGTAGGTGCGCAGCTGGCGCTGCCGTTGCTCCAAGTTGCCATAGACCACGGAGCCATCAATGAAAGCCGTTGCCTGGTTGAATTGCTGCCGCGGTCCAAATCTTCCCGTTGGCGCCGGAGCGGAACGCACAAAATTCATGCAGCTCAAATTGTAGTGCTGGTAGTAAGGATCATTGGGCAATATGTGCACTGGAAAGCACTCCGGATGCGGTTCCTCTGTGCGCGCTGCACAGCAATCAATGGAGTCGCCTTCTTGCGCTGTTGTCAGCGAGGTGGCTGTGATGTCGTGATCCAGAAACTGACCAAACACCGCCAGCATCACTGTGAAATTCGAGTCTGTTTCATAGCTGGAGCGATGAATACTCAACGAGACTTGACGCGCTGGCGGCAGCTGTCCATGATGACTTGCTCTTGGCGCTGCAATTCCATCGGCATAATCCGGCGCCACCATACGACGATAGGGCACCATTGAGGCGCCATAGGTGCGTGGATGATCCTTGTTGTTGCAAACCCCCGTGCTGCGTCTGAAACGCTCATTGAAATCGCAATCCAAGCGCAACACTGTCGGATCCGGCAGCACAATCGCGGGACCAAGTCCAATGTTGCTGCGTCCCGGCTCCTTCGTGTAGTTGAAGCGCTGGGCAATCTCCAGCGTGGCATGATTCTCCACGTAGCCACGGCGAGCCAGCTTGCGTGCCTCCGGATTGGTGCTAAGCGAACGATAGTGTCGATATTGTGGCGTATTAATCGCACTGGGCTGCAGACCCTCCTCCAGTATCTCACGGTCGCCCAGCGCCTTGATGCCAGCACTAACCGCCTGAGCTCCCTCCTTAGGATCCAGTGTCTCATGGCGCAGTGCCCAGTCTGCCTCCGGTTCATCCGGTATGGGTCGTTTAGTGGCTGCTAAAGTCTCAATTACCGAACTCTCGTTTGTAACAAAAAAGAAGCTGGGACTGTTTTCGCCGTCGTTGTCTTCACCTCTGCCATAGCCACTTCCACTCAACCACAATGCCAGACAGAGGGCGGCAATCACAATCACTCTGCGGGTAGgaaagtgaaattaatttgtggtTAATATATTTGCGGTTAAGCCCGGCAGGCTAAACGTTAACAGTGGGTCAACAGCAAGGGATATCAAATGACCCAAACCACACAGCTATAAGCTGAGCTCTTTAAGAGCCGCGATTCTTATGCTTTCTATTGGGAATCCTCTAACCCTAAAAAAACATCACTtcaacactcacacaaacgTCACGGTCATGCAACACTGAAACTGCTTCATTTTGGAGCGACGCGCACGCGGAGAGACGCCGCCAGGAAACACATAGGTGGGTCCCTGATACGGCGGCAGGGCCACATAACCGGAGCTGCTGGCGGCGGCGGTCAACGGCGTTGTTTCGTCCGTCATGATCAAAGCACAACTGATGAGTGgcacaactgcaactgcagttgaagttgcagcaGGGCAGTCGCTGTTTAAAGTTGCAGCAAAACACTTGATGGGCTTCGGCTGTGTTCGCCACACTTGAGATACTTTCGCCGGCAAACGCGCGACAAGCTGACAAAGCAACTTAgcttataatattttataataccaGCGTTTGagctgcacaacaacaaagctgACAACTGTCCAACCTCGCACACAGAATaagtcgtcgttgttgttattattgttgtttcgtTCTTAAagttaagttttatttattggcaAAATGAAGATGATTACAGTTCCATATCTTTCGCTTGCTTAAACAAATCGCCCACATATTCGTAGGTTAACTTGAGCAGATATTGAAAGGATTTGTGCTGTGGCAATTCGCCCAACTCGATGCTGTCCAAAAAGTCTTCCATGGGTGGCAGAAAGGTGTCCGACTCTTGCCCCATCATCTGCGACAGTTCAATGATTCTGAAGAATAACAGCTTTTGTATATATTCGATGGCATTGTTCGTATCATAATCGGTCCAGTTATCGCGCCGTATGGCCGCACACCATATTTTATGTCTCATATCGTAGGGTTGATCCACATAAGTGAGCAACTCTAGTGCCTTGCGGAACTCTACTTCGGTGGCTGCATCATTTTCCTCAGCAATGTATAGctgcaatttcaataaatgaatACTAAACTAATAATAGAAATCTTAAGAGTCATACGTACATTAATAATCTCATCTGGCTTGAGCACCTTCTGATCAGTCGAATCGAAGCCAAAGTTTTGCAAGACGTCGTGTCCCAAATGTGATTGATACTCAATGATCGAGAGCTCGGTGTTTATTTTATCGACCTGCGCTGTCAAATCAGAAGATTCTGCAAAGGCAGCTAGCTTGGACAGCGACAGCATTGACTTTTTGCGAGCCACAAATTCCGTTTCGCTTTGGGCCAGGTCAACTAGCACCTTGGATGCACGCTCAAAGTCGCCGTTAAACACAAGCTGTATCCAGCCCAGTGACGGATGATCGCGCATGAATTGCGACAACGCTGGCTGGTTGCCCTTGAAACGCTCGAACACCTCGCCATGCCGGTTCTGTCGCAAGTGCCAATTGATTGCGAACTGTGAAAAGTCAAAGTCTTCATATTTGCGTGTGTACTCATCCAAGCGATCCTTGTCCTGTGTCTCATCGCAGATGAGCACAAGACTCTGGAAGTCCAAATACTTTTCAGCAAGCTTTGCAGCGCACTCGTACTGTTGGTCCTTGACTATAAAGCAATCAGTTAATAAATacgtttattttaatttatggtTATCACTTACTTAGCACAGAGATTAGATCGCTACGCTGGGCCTCgaactgttgctgcagcacCTGATACTTTTCCGTATCTCGCACGCTCTCCAAATAGTTCTTGCGCCCCTCCAATACCATGTCCATCAACTCCAATATTTGCTGATATAGCTGATGTTTCAGCTCCGATTCGTTGACACACTGCGCGCCATAGCGAATGCTAAGATCAATGAGACGGGAAAGTGAATCGTGAACGCCTGCATTTCCAGGCGTCGCTGTCCACGGTTGATTCTCGTATGTGCTGGAGTTCAACTTGAAACTGTTGGCATTCTGCTCACGATATCTAAACACCTGACTCAACGTATTTAACACAATCACATTGATATCCGAGATGTATTGCGCCACCGAAACTGTTGTGCGATTTTGAGCTGCAATACGTTCATCGGCCATGTCAGCCAGCGATTCAAATACGCATTGAAACTTGCACAGCTTAACGTAGAATATATCCTGTGCGGTGAGGCTGCCATTGGGCTTCTCATCCCATTCGGCAACACTTAGTTCAATGGCCTCCTCGATTATCTTGGGCATTTTACTTTGGATCGTACGcaaagctgcagctgcaataATCTTTTCGCCAATGTCTGCGAGTATGAAGCTGGTGGGCTTGAGTACATTACTGCCGCAGGGAATGGCATTGAGCTGCAAGTAAATGAAAACCTTTAATTCAAGTCTATGATTCAAGTGGGTTTTAACGCACCTTCTCCCACAGACCACTGAAGTGCAGAAAGTCTATAAAGTGCTGGAAGGCAATGCTCTTGTCACGTAACTGATTTATGATCTGCATGGAGCGAGAGCTGCCCAGCGCATGTCGGTTGCCATCGTACTGCTCAATGGCCGATTGCCAGCGTGGATCAGCAATAGGCAAATCCTCAGCCAAGTCCTCCGCAATTGTGATGACAACTCTAATATaacaaagattattattagcattgatatgcatttaaataaatacaaagtaAAACGCACCTATCCAGCTTATATGCATCCAAGGGTCCGCCATTTGGATCGGGCTCTGCAATACTCTCCATAAGATCAGCAATAATTGTGTTAACCATGTTATTATTGCGTTTCAGACGGTATAGGAAAGCAGCCTTTAATTGGCCAACCTCATTGTTGAGCTCGGAATAGACATCATCGGGATCCAGTTGATACATAGGCAAATTGTTGGAGCTGTCAGCCATTACGCTCTGATCGGGTGCACTGAAGCTGGCATTGAATGAAAGAGGCGCAAACAGATCCGGTGAATTACAGCTGCTCATGTTCATCAAATCGGTGCTGTCAAAATCACCGGGTGTAATCGAAACCAGACCATGTGTGCGGCTAAAGAAGAGCGGCAAATGATTGCAGAAGGCAGCGCTAAGGATGCGATCGTCATGCAAATGAAACTCGACTTTTTCTGCCTCCATTTCAGCTGTGGGTGCCGAGTTTGCCAAGAGCAGTGGATAAACAATCTTGGGCGTGTACAGATACATCTGTGAGTTGCCGACAATGATGCGCACACTGAGACACTCCTGCACCGTCTTGCTGTTGAAAAACTTATTGAGTTTCAGCGGCGTAAAGCACTCAAGTTGCATGCTCTCCTCTTGAGCGGTGGCCACAActgttaaaataataaatttaattaagtacCCAGCTGGATATTAAAGTATAGTCTATGATTTACCTATGGAGTAATACATCTGTGGTGTGTGCGACTGGTTTACGGCACCAACAAGAATATAGGCATATCCTCTGACCACATGAAAGTCAAGGAAGTGCAAGTCCACCTCAGCATCGTTGGGTGTTCGAATATTCCAGAACTTAAGCAAGATCATCTCACGCATTTTGCGCAACAGCTCCACATCCTCGTAGATTAGTTTCTCAGTGTTGCCCTTGTTGGAGATGCGCCAGCGTTGAATCGCACGATCCGAGagtacagcaacaacagtttcACCGTCATCTGTATTGCCCTCACAACACATGCCAACTAGGAACTAAAGGATACGGTTAATAGATAAGTAATACATTTGCTTTCTAATGCTTACCTGATCTCTGTCATTGCCGCTATTCATGCCAATAAGCATGGAGGCAAATCTTTTGCCAAAGCCACCGAGAAAACTCGTAGCTGGTTTGATTGTTTTGTGATGCAACGAATGCCGACCATTTGTGAGTCCAACGCGCAGGAATACCAAGGTGCAAGTGGACGTAATAGCCAAGTAGCCTTGCTGCGTGGGCAGATTGAGTAGTTGCACAAACTCCTGACCCGCAAGTATGGACAAATCCACCGAATTATTGTCGTGCGCTATAGATGCCCAGTAGCGCACCTCGCCAGTGGCGGAGACGGCAATGCATGAAGCCATCTGCTGCCCCTCAACTTGAAATACGCTGACCAATTCACTCTTGTGACCAATGTCGCTGTGTGGCAATGTTAGTTCACGACACTGCGCCGATGCCGTTCCTCGTCGTGGTGTCTTGCCCATGCGTGGCGGTGATGCAGTTTTGGCTGCGCTAGGTGAATCCTTATATTGCCATATTAGCAAACGACGTCCTTGCACCACCTGGAAATCCAAAAGGAtctcatttttaatataaaaacgGTAATATATATGTTGTTATAGTTACCCAGGCCCATCCACTTTGCGTTATCTTAGCTGACACCAAGTTTGAAGCTTGCCCGGCAAAAGTTAAAGCCTCATTTACAACCACGGGCAGCGCATGACCATAACTTTCGACGACATTGTAGTCCGAGCGTATGCCGGGTATCGACTGTGTTGTCGATCTAGCGGAAAGGCTAAGCCGACTGCAAATGGGAAAATGatatatttctaatattaatGTCCCTAGTTTGTGTTCTCACCTATTGTTGAGTGCTGTCTTTTTTAAGCTGCCTGGGATCGGGGAATGATTCGCATTGCCGCCAAAAAATGATTTGCGCCCGACTTCTGAAGGCGCCAAGGGCAGCGATCGTCGCATGCTCGGTGATCCATCCTGCGCAACTCGATAAAGCTGCTTCTGCATACTGCGCTCCAttctatatatactttttataagCAACAAATTAACTTTTCACTTACAAACAATAAACACATGTACACTGGACAAACTGCGGCGCCGGCAACAAGAATTTATCGAATTAAATGCTATCGATTcttggcattttatttgttgataATTATCGCTGCCTACTTATTATGTGCGATAGTTAAAATCGTTAATACGATATGTAGCTTTTTCATTCAGCACACTACGGTCACACTGGCGGCAAGTTTAGCATTAGCACTTTgcaatttgtaaacaaaacagcaattCGTTGCTGACAAATGGCCACCTGGACCCAAAATGCGCCCACAGGTGTCAGCAAAAGGAGGCGTTGGAATCTCGAAGGTAACAGCAATCGCAGCAGGCTACAAACATGTTCGCAGCACTTAGAAATAACCATGTTTTTATTGCCAATAGATCGTGCGTCGCTCAACAAACTCAAAGAACATATTGCAGAGGAAGGATGTCCTCAGGTGCAGTACGACTTGGGCAAAAAGCTGCTAGAGAATGCCATTGGTAAGTGTTATCTTTAACAACTCCTGTCAGTCTATAAGTACCATTGTCCACAGAACCCAACGTTGCCAACGAGAGTCAAAAGGCGATTCATTGGCTTGTcagcgcagcgcagcaagGACACGAGGATGCCGTGCAACTGCTCCGTAAATGCTACAACGATGGCAGCGGCATTACAGCCGACAATGCGGACGAAGTGCGTCGCTGTCTGGCCATGACACCGGGCGAACGTGCCGCACGCAAAGCAGCCCGAGAACTCTTTGCCTGCCTCTCGAATGGCAACGAACACATCACACCCAAGCAGTTGGAGCGCAAGATGCGTCGAATTTACAACTTGCAACGCAAACGACGCCGCCGTGGCGCTGCCAACGACGATGCCTCCTCTTCCAACACCGAGGATGACGTCAGCGATTGGGAACGTGAACCGCTGGAAGATGCAGCCACCATTGGACGGGACACGAATGTGAAGCGACGCCGCTTCATCACCGAGGCACAACTCGTCTCAGCGGCCGCCAACTACAGCGCTGGTCGCATGCCCAGTGTGAATGAGACGCTGACGCTATCAGTGCCCCATCCACAGAGCTTGGATCATGTGCCCTGCTTCTATCGCATGATCTTCCATCCGCTCGTCTTCTTTACGCTCCTTTATCATCGCCTCATCAACCTTATCATTGCACTGCCCGCCATGCTGCCGCTGAGTGTGCGTTGCAGCCTCTTGGTGCTGATTGCGTGGTGGAGCACGTTGGCGGACACGGAGCGACAATTGTTACCGCTGATCAGCTACTATTTAAGTCTGGGCGTAATGCTGTGGTCCACTTGTCGCATGCTGAAGACCAAGCAGCAGTTTGTGGACTTTCGCATCTGGTCGGGACTGTTTCTCAGCTACGGGGATCACAACATTGAGGCAGAGATCTCGGAGCAGCGTTTCTTGCGCAACAACATGAAGCCATATCTGTATTATTTCGGCGCTTTCATCTGCAATCTGATTGTCTATCCGCTGGTGACCGACGCCTGGCTGCCGCACTCGGAGCTGACCATCATCTCGGGTGCTTTTACCTTCATCACGCTGGGAGTCTTTATGTTTGCCGCATCTCCAGTGCTGCCCGATTGGCTGGTTATTGTCTCATTTGCCGTCAATGTACTGGCCAAGTATCCCTATGAAATGGATGAAGTCGTGTCCACACACTGGCGTTTCTTGGACCTCCGAGTGCCCACGTTCTCCTCGTTTGTCATTGGCAATGGCATCGAGTTCTGTCTGAATTGTCGCACCGCTCTCTATCTGTTGATACCGCTGCTCCTCGTGCTGCTGGCCAAGCGCTCCAGCTGGCATGGCGTCTACACCTAT includes the following:
- the LOC132786026 gene encoding chorion peroxidase, with the translated sequence MTDETTPLTAAASSSGYVALPPYQGPTYVFPGGVSPRARRSKMKQFQCCMTVTFVVIVIAALCLALWLSGSGYGRGEDNDGENSPSFFFVTNESSVIETLAATKRPIPDEPEADWALRHETLDPKEGAQAVSAGIKALGDREILEEGLQPSAINTPQYRHYRSLSTNPEARKLARRGYVENHATLEIAQRFNYTKEPGRSNIGLGPAIVLPDPTVLRLDCDFNERFRRSTGVCNNKDHPRTYGASMVPYRRMVAPDYADGIAAPRASHHGQLPPARQVSLSIHRSSYETDSNFTVMLAVFGQFLDHDITATSLTTAQEGDSIDCCAARTEEPHPECFPVHILPNDPYYQHYNLSCMNFVRSAPAPTGRFGPRQQFNQATAFIDGSVVYGNLEQRQRQLRTYVNGTLRMFVTEDERELLPISSNSEDGCNRVLMTRQGKYCFESGDDRANENLLLTSMHLLWARQHNYLARGLHKLNPDWDDERIFQEARKIVGAQLAHITYNEFLPVLLGRNLSQAKGLLPASDNLNAPDTYDHRVNPSIANCFAGAAFRFAHTLLPGLFNVSRDNSTPEAMELHKMLFNPFSLWSRHGIDHALLAAANTPVLRVDRFFSLEITQKLFEGTAEDKVPVCGLDLVSLNIQRGRDHGIPAYPVFRRHCGLPPVDTWEQMALAVDNATLVSIKQIYDSPQDVDVYTGALSEPPLDGAIFGPLLSCLVSDQFMRIKLGDSHWYERKFGPQRFTKSQLAEIYKTSLAAIICRNSDGIHEIREHVMERHRSNGNRYVNCEDLPGFKFDFEPWSEAKQAPKLHKASFSQPMSLVRVMEPIWRGNDTNDHKMGILTAANQSKST
- the LOC132786025 gene encoding wolframin — its product is MATWTQNAPTGVSKRRRWNLEDRASLNKLKEHIAEEGCPQVQYDLGKKLLENAIEPNVANESQKAIHWLVSAAQQGHEDAVQLLRKCYNDGSGITADNADEVRRCLAMTPGERAARKAARELFACLSNGNEHITPKQLERKMRRIYNLQRKRRRRGAANDDASSSNTEDDVSDWEREPLEDAATIGRDTNVKRRRFITEAQLVSAAANYSAGRMPSVNETLTLSVPHPQSLDHVPCFYRMIFHPLVFFTLLYHRLINLIIALPAMLPLSVRCSLLVLIAWWSTLADTERQLLPLISYYLSLGVMLWSTCRMLKTKQQFVDFRIWSGLFLSYGDHNIEAEISEQRFLRNNMKPYLYYFGAFICNLIVYPLVTDAWLPHSELTIISGAFTFITLGVFMFAASPVLPDWLVIVSFAVNVLAKYPYEMDEVVSTHWRFLDLRVPTFSSFVIGNGIEFCLNCRTALYLLIPLLLVLLAKRSSWHGVYTYLIPHCVTLSWLQVCIVTSQSATVFGAMRAALGLAGVVLFLPLFGIVALLVPVFVAIDSLGLASEHLRWGSTAIACSLVVLLSCVLALNRATQKYITMLQLLVGLTTACMLVFPYMTSSFKDTPRYNAVPTVLSTSSAGRHSVPVALQWERFYELCAQPVQEQPNKIKAQLRCSHLNGMFVAWEGKVSQVQIARVANVLEDVVANYLPNWLGKLLRCVHGENIAKHFQCDPKQDDQCVEWQRVIKDLSAQTGHCTLQRWNRYEYELLVQVAASGSILGRSTTTGVVLRAHHDFGNFTQLLQRGDRVMFYGTLHNSRLLPNNVREHYVLGSSAPPQVELKTIECLDCHNAALSSASIQKAVHSSPVDARLQDLMRGIKYLLNALLSPLITFK
- the LOC132786022 gene encoding nuclear pore complex protein Nup133, coding for MERSMQKQLYRVAQDGSPSMRRSLPLAPSEVGRKSFFGGNANHSPIPGSLKKTALNNSRLSLSARSTTQSIPGIRSDYNVVESYGHALPVVVNEALTFAGQASNLVSAKITQSGWAWVVQGRRLLIWQYKDSPSAAKTASPPRMGKTPRRGTASAQCRELTLPHSDIGHKSELVSVFQVEGQQMASCIAVSATGEVRYWASIAHDNNSVDLSILAGQEFVQLLNLPTQQGYLAITSTCTLVFLRVGLTNGRHSLHHKTIKPATSFLGGFGKRFASMLIGMNSGNDRDQFLVGMCCEGNTDDGETVVAVLSDRAIQRWRISNKGNTEKLIYEDVELLRKMREMILLKFWNIRTPNDAEVDLHFLDFHVVRGYAYILVGAVNQSHTPQMYYSIVVATAQEESMQLECFTPLKLNKFFNSKTVQECLSVRIIVGNSQMYLYTPKIVYPLLLANSAPTAEMEAEKVEFHLHDDRILSAAFCNHLPLFFSRTHGLVSITPGDFDSTDLMNMSSCNSPDLFAPLSFNASFSAPDQSVMADSSNNLPMYQLDPDDVYSELNNEVGQLKAAFLYRLKRNNNMVNTIIADLMESIAEPDPNGGPLDAYKLDRVVITIAEDLAEDLPIADPRWQSAIEQYDGNRHALGSSRSMQIINQLRDKSIAFQHFIDFLHFSGLWEKLNAIPCGSNVLKPTSFILADIGEKIIAAAALRTIQSKMPKIIEEAIELSVAEWDEKPNGSLTAQDIFYVKLCKFQCVFESLADMADERIAAQNRTTVSVAQYISDINVIVLNTLSQVFRYREQNANSFKLNSSTYENQPWTATPGNAGVHDSLSRLIDLSIRYGAQCVNESELKHQLYQQILELMDMVLEGRKNYLESVRDTEKYQVLQQQFEAQRSDLISVLIKDQQYECAAKLAEKYLDFQSLVLICDETQDKDRLDEYTRKYEDFDFSQFAINWHLRQNRHGEVFERFKGNQPALSQFMRDHPSLGWIQLVFNGDFERASKVLVDLAQSETEFVARKKSMLSLSKLAAFAESSDLTAQVDKINTELSIIEYQSHLGHDVLQNFGFDSTDQKVLKPDEIINLYIAEENDAATEVEFRKALELLTYVDQPYDMRHKIWCAAIRRDNWTDYDTNNAIEYIQKLLFFRIIELSQMMGQESDTFLPPMEDFLDSIELGELPQHKSFQYLLKLTYEYVGDLFKQAKDMEL